The segment TGTCTTCCTGCCTAGTCCGTCTGCGGGGGCAGGGACGCGCCGAGTTCCGCCAGCTCCGCCTCGGTGAGCTCCAGCCGGGCGGCCCCGGCCGAGTCGGTGATGGAGGCCGGGCGGCTGGCGCCGGGCAGGGGGATGACGGACGGGGAGCGGGAGAGGAGCCAGGCCAGGGCGACCCGCTGGGGGCTGACCCCGTGGGCGGCCGCGACGCGGTGGAAGGCGGTGCCGGTGGAGGTCGGGCCCGAGGGGCCGTCCAGGGAGCTGCGGGAGATGCCGCCGAGGGGGCTCCAGGGCAGGAACGCCAGGCCCAGTTCCGTGCACAGCCGCAGCTGGGGCTCGCTGTCGCGGACGGCGGGCGAGTACTGGTTCTGCACCGAGACGAGGCCGTCGCCGAGGATCGCGTGCGCCTCGCGGATCTGGGCGGTGGTGACGTTGGAGATGCCGGCGGCGCGGATCGTGCCGGCGTCCAGGAGCTCGCGCAGGGCGCCCACGGACTCCGCCCAGGGGACGGCCGGGTCCGGCTTGTGCAGCTGGTACAGGCCGATCGCGTCCACGCCCAGCCGCCCGGCGGAAGCCTGCGCGGCGCGCTTGAGGTGCTCCGGGGTGCCGGTGACGGTCCAGCTGCCGTCACCGGGGCGGCCGCGGCCGCCCTTCGTGGCGATCAGGACGCCGGAGGTGTCGCCTCCGTAGCGGGCCAGGGCGCGGGCCACCAGCCGCTCGTTGTGGCCCTCTTCGCCGGCGTGCCAGTGGTAGCTGTCGGCGGTGTCGATGAGGGTGACACCGGCGTCGAGGGCGGCGTGGACGGTGGCGACGGCGCGGCTCTCGTCCGGGCGGTGCTCGATCGACAGCGGCATGGCGCCCAGGCCGATGGCGCCGACGGTGGTGCCCGCGAGGGTGCGGTACGGGTTCGGCATGGTGGTGGGTGTTCCTCAGGCGGTGGGGACGGCGGCTTCGGCGAGGGCTTCGGTGACGGCGTCCGGGAGCCAGTCGGCCGTGTGGGAGAAGGCGAAGCCCAGTTCCTTCGCACGGGCGTTGCTCATGGCGTAGTGGCGGTCGAAGGAGAACGGAGAGGCGGGCGTGGTGGCGGTGGCCGGCTGGTGGCGGGGCTCCCGGCCGGTCTGCGCGGCGATGGCCGCGGTGAGGGCGTGGACGTCGAGCGGGCCGTCGGAGCAGGCGTTGAGGGGGCCGGCGAAGTCCGCTTCGGTGGCGGCCCAGCGCAGCAGCTCCGCCAGTTCCGCCCAGTGGATGAACACCGTCGGCAGGGGGCGGGCGTGCACGGTGACCGGTTCGCCGGTGGTGGCGCGCCGGGTGTAGTGGGCGAGGCGGCCGGTGAACTCCCGTGTGCCGCCGCCCAGTACGTGCGCGCTGCGGACGGAGGCGAAGGTGAATCCGCCGGCGCGGGCGAGGACGGCCTCCGCCTGGCGCTTGCCCTCGGCGTAATGGGCCTCCAGGTAGGCCCCGTCGTGCCAGGGCAGTTCCAGGTCCACCGGCCAGGCGGCCGGGTCGACGGTCTCCTCCGGCACCGGGGTGTCCGCCGGTACGGGCGGCAGGGCGGTGGTCGCCGGGTCGTAGACCTCGATGGTGGAGGTCATCACGTACCGGCGGGTGCGGCCGGCGAAGACCCGGGCGGCGATCGCGGCCTGCACGGGCGTGTAGCAGACCTGGTCCACCACCACGTCGAAGGTGCGGGGGCCGAGGGCGGCGAGGAGGGCTGCCTCGTCGTCGCGGTCGACGACGAGGTGCTCGACACCGGCGGGCGGGCGGCCGGAGCCGCGGTTGATCACCGTGACCTGGTGGCCGGCCGTCCGCAA is part of the Streptomyces katrae genome and harbors:
- a CDS encoding aldo/keto reductase, with the protein product MPNPYRTLAGTTVGAIGLGAMPLSIEHRPDESRAVATVHAALDAGVTLIDTADSYHWHAGEEGHNERLVARALARYGGDTSGVLIATKGGRGRPGDGSWTVTGTPEHLKRAAQASAGRLGVDAIGLYQLHKPDPAVPWAESVGALRELLDAGTIRAAGISNVTTAQIREAHAILGDGLVSVQNQYSPAVRDSEPQLRLCTELGLAFLPWSPLGGISRSSLDGPSGPTSTGTAFHRVAAAHGVSPQRVALAWLLSRSPSVIPLPGASRPASITDSAGAARLELTEAELAELGASLPPQTD
- a CDS encoding NAD-dependent epimerase/dehydratase family protein codes for the protein MQRICVIGGSRYFGKLLVQRLRTAGHQVTVINRGSGRPPAGVEHLVVDRDDEAALLAALGPRTFDVVVDQVCYTPVQAAIAARVFAGRTRRYVMTSTIEVYDPATTALPPVPADTPVPEETVDPAAWPVDLELPWHDGAYLEAHYAEGKRQAEAVLARAGGFTFASVRSAHVLGGGTREFTGRLAHYTRRATTGEPVTVHARPLPTVFIHWAELAELLRWAATEADFAGPLNACSDGPLDVHALTAAIAAQTGREPRHQPATATTPASPFSFDRHYAMSNARAKELGFAFSHTADWLPDAVTEALAEAAVPTA